CGCTGCTGGCCGAGCACGGCCTGACGCCCGAGGTCCTGCTGGAGCCGGGCAACCGTGGCGCGGCGCTCGAGGCCCATGGCCGGCTGGTGGCGGTGGCGCACCGGGAGCTGCGCCAGGCGTTCGAGTACGTGCTGGGCCTGCCCCGCGAGGAGCACGGCATCCGCCTCTTCTGCCTGTGGCCGCTGTTCCTCGCGGTGATGACGCTGCGCAAGCTGTACGGCAATGGCCGGGTGCTCGAGCCCGGACCGGTGAAGGTGTCGCGGCGCACGGTGAAGTGGGTGGTGGCCGCGACGAAGCTGCTGGTGGCCCGGGATGGGGCGCTCAAGCTCATGTTCGCCGCGCTCACCGCCCCGCTGCCCGCGTGAGCCTCACCCCGCCCGGGCGCGGAACACCACGGTGAGGTTGTTGCTGGGCATCTCGATGACGCGCTCGCGCTCGAGGCCGTGCCGCCGCGCCTCGGCGGTGACGGCGCCCAGCTCGCGCACGCCCCAGGAGGGGTTGCGCTCGCGCAGCGAGGCGTCGAAGGCGAGGTTGCTCGGCGCCGGGGTTTGTCCCTCGATGAACCAGGCGCCGTAGAGCACGAGCGGCGCGCCCGGAGCGAGCACCCGCCCCGCGCCCCGGAGCAGCCCCTGGCAGGCCTCCCAGGGGGAGATGTGCACCAGGTTGATGGCCACGAGCGCGTCCGCGCGTTCCACGGGCCAGGGCTCGGCCAGCACGTCCAGCGCGAGCGGGGCACGCAGGTTGGGCGGGCCCTCCTCCTGGCGCCAGGCCTCGATGCTCGCGAGCGCGGTGGGATCCACGTCGGTGGGCTGCCAGGTGAGCCCGGGAAGGGCGCGCGCGAAGAAGACGGCGTGCTGGCCGGTGCCGCTCGCCAGCTCCAGCACGGTGCCCTGGGCGGGCAGCACCTCGCGCAGCACGGGCAGCAGGGGGTCCCGGTTGCGCTCGGCGGAAGGGGCGTGGCGCTTCATGGAGCCTTGGAGCCCTCGGGGCCCGGCGAGGCGGCGGGCGGGGCCGCCTGGGCGGCCGGGGAAGGCAGCAGCCACGAGGACACCAGACCTCCGTCCCAGCGCAGGGCGATGAACATCGCCGCGAGCCCCAGCAGCCCCAGCAGCACCAGCAGGGCCACCCGGAGCCCCCACCCGGAGCGCGAGGCCGCGATGGAGTGGGTGCCCGAGGACAGCAGGAGCTCCTCCTCGGTCCTCGGCGCGCGGGCGCGCGGGGGGAGGGAGGGAAGGGTCTGGTAGGGGAGGGTGGGGTATTCCGACGAGTCCTCGCTCGTGTCGTCGGGCAGGAGGGGCAGGGCGGGACGGCGGTGGGGCCGGGTGGTCTCCTCGTCCGGTTCCACGTCGGAGGGTGGCGCGGCGGTGGATGCGCGGGGGGACGCGTCCGGAGTGGGGATGCGCATGGCGCGCGTGGGCAGGGCGCGGGAGGAGGGAGCCTCGGGGGAGGCGGGGCGGCTCTCGGCGGGGGAGCGGGAAGCGGGGGCCTCGGGGGAGGCGGGGCGGCTCTCGGCGGCAGAGGAGGCGCGGTGCTCGGAAGTCATGGAGCGCCGGGATCGGACGAGGGCCGTCTTCTCCGGCTCCCGCGCCTCCTCGGGGGCGGGAGGGGGGTCCACGCGGCCCGGCGGGCGTGGCCGGGTGGGTGGAGGCAGCACGGGCCGTGAGCGCTCCATGGAGGCACGCGCGGGTGCGCGGGGCGCGGGAGAGGCGGCGCGGGGCTCACCCGCGGCGACGGGAGCCGCCGGAGGAGGCACCAGGGGCGAGTAGGGGACGATGTCCGTGTTGGACGACGAGGGCCCGCGCGAGGCCTGCGGAGGAGCGGGGGAGACGGTGGGCAGGCGGGGCGCCGGAGCGGGAGGGGCCGGGGTGGCGCCTTCGCGGGAATCGGCCGGGGCGGCGGACAGCTTCACCTCGCCCGTGGACGTCCGGGCGCCCGCGAGCACCTGCCGCGTCTGCTCGCGCCGCTCGGCGAAGAGGCGCCGCAGGAGCGCCCCGCTCTGCTCGGGCAGCCAGATGAGGCCGCTCACGGCGCGCTCCAGCTCGCGCGCGAACTCCAGCGTCGTCGCGTACCGGTCCTCGCGCTGGCGCGCCAGGGCCTTGAGCACGATGGCGTCCAGCTCGGGGGGCACGGCCTTGTTGGCGCGCGAGGGCTCGGGGATGGGGCCGCGCAGCACCGCGTTCATCACCGCCGCGGGCGCCTTGCCCGGAAACAGCCGCGCCCCCGTGAGACACTCGTGCAGCACCACCCCCAGGCTGAACAGATCGCTGCGCGCGTCCAGCGGCTGGCCGAGGATCTGCTCCGGCGACATGTAGCCGCTCGTGCCCTTCACCATGCCCACCTGGGTGCGGCTCACCTCCATCACGCTCTTGGCGATGCCGAAGTCCAGCAGCTTGGTGACGCCCTCGTACGTCACCATGATGTTCTTCTCGGCCACGTCCCGGTGGATGACGGGCGAGGGCTCGCCCAGCGCGTCCGTGAAGGTGTGCGCGTAGTGCAGCGCCAGCGCCGTGTCGCGCACCGCCGCGAGCCCCAGCCCCATGGGCATGGGCTCCTTGGCCGCCAGGCACGCGCGCGCCACTTCCAGGAGCGTCGCGCCCGGCACGAACTCCATGGCCAGGAACAGCTCGTCCCCGGCCACGTCCAGATCGAATACCTGCGCGATGTTCGGGTGGTTGAAGGCCGCGGTGACGCGCGCCTCGTCCAGGAACATCTGGACGAACTCCTCCTGGCCCTGGATGTCCGGGAGGATCTTCTTGAGCACCACCGGCTTGTGGAACCCCGCCAGGCCACGCCTGGAGGCGAGGAAGATTTCCGCCATGCCTCCCGTGGACAGGCGGCAGAGCACCTCGTAGTTGCCCATCTGCCGGCCGCGCACATCGTCCTGCGCGGAGGGAAGCATCGAACCAGCCATTCGAGAAATCCAAGCCTATAGGACCCGCCGCCCCAGGCGGAAGCCATCCCCATGTTTTTCGCGTGAGAGCGTAACCGGAGTGCATTCCAGTGAAACCTTGAACGCGGGTTTTCCTGCTTTGAACGGATCAGGAACACGAGTTTTTCTTGGTTTTTGAGACACCCGGGGATGGCGGGAAAGAGTTGGCGAGGTGTCAGAAGGCGTCCGCCCTGCGCACGAGGGGGCGAAGGAGCAAGCCCCTCCCGAAGGACAGGGAAGATGTCGTCGGGTGAGCACCTGCGGGGGGGCCGATGGGTGCTCGACGATTGGAGGGCCCGGCGACATCCGGTGAGGCTGCACAAGCCGGGGAGTGTGTCCACATTGGCGGAATTCCGAAGGTGGAGTTCCCCATGGCGACGAAAAAGGTGGCGGAGCGCATGCGTGCCCGAGACAGCGTCCTGGGCTATCGCATGGGTCCGGGGTTGGCGGCGGTGGCGTCCGTGGAAGGTGAACGTTCTCCGGAGGGACGGTTGGTTCAACTGTCGCCGGAGCATTTGACGGTGTGCCTGCAGAGGACTCCGGCACTCAAGCCGGGGCAGCGGGCCAACGTGGTGTTGGGGGTGGGAGGGGAGGCAACGGCCCTGAGGGCCGAGGTGATGAAGATCCATCGGCCGGCGCCCGAGGCGCTGCCGGAGCTGAGTCTGCGCTTCGTGGCGCCGCCGCTCGCACAGGGTCGCCACATCGTCTCCATGCTGGAGGGCTGGCGAGACGAGGGCCACCTGGAGCTGCCGCACGCCAGCCCCATCTGGAAGGAGCGGATCGTGCGCGCGGATCGCATCGGCCGCATCTTCGAGGCGCTCGTGGCGCGGCGCTGCCGGGGCAGGGCGCGCTCGGAGCATGGGGACGTGGAGCTGTCCGCGGCGCTCTTCGACAAGTACGACGCCCGGGTGGCCTGGGAGGTGCGTGGGGGCGTGCTGCCGCCCGGCCCCTTCCTGCTGGAGGTGTATGGCTTCAGCTCCGTGCTGCGCTTCCAGGTGGACGAGGCGCAGCACGAGGACGGGCTGTGGAGCGTGAAGCTGCCCTCCGAGCTGGTGCGCTACCGCCACCGTCGGCTGCGCCGCGCCCCGGCGTGGGGCGGCTGCGTGGCGCGCTTCGCCCATCCGCTCTGGCCCCAGGTTCGCGTGCAGCGCGAGCTGATGGACATCAGCTACGAGGGCCTGTCCTTCGCCACCGAGCCGGGGGAGGACCTGCTCTACCCGGGGCTCGTGCTGAGCGAGATGGAGGTGGAGCTGCCGGGCCGCGCCCCGGTGTACGTCAAGGCGGAGGTGCGCAACATCAGCGGCACCAGCGCCGGCCGCCGCTGCGGCATGAAGGTGGAGCCGATCGGCGACGGGGCGGCCTGGCGCATGCTCGTGGAGGAGCTGAGCCACCCGAACACCCGCGTGTCCGGACAGTGGGATCAGGGCACGTGGGATCTCTACGAGCGCTCGGGCTACTTCCGGCTGTCGGGCAAGACGCCCGCGGACTTCGAGCGCATGAAGGCCGAGTACCGCGAGGCACACGAGCGCCTGGAGCGGGCGCCCCGGCTGGGCTACCGCGTGGTGCGGCCCGTGCCCCAGAGCGACACGGTGGAGGCGAGCCTGTCCTGGCTCAAGCCGTACTCGGGCAGTTGGATGGCACACCACCTGGCGCGGCACCTGCCCGCGGGCGAGCGCTGCCGCGGCACGGCGCGCGAGGCCCTGCGCGACATCTACCTGCGCGGCTTCGAGCCGGCGCAGACGGATCCGGACATCAAGTGGTTCCTCGCGTACTGCGAGGCGAACGTGCGCTGGGTGCGCTTCACGGCGCTCGACTTCGCCGAGTGGTACCAGCACACGGGCCAGGCATGCGTGCTCAACTTCCACCTGATGGAGGCGGACGCGCGCCGGGAGTGGGTGATGCCCGAGGGCTTCAGTCTGGGCGAGCCCACGGACGAGGAGAAGCAGGCGCTGTTCGCGCGGCTCGAGCGCACACGCCCGGTGGCCTACCGCGAGGCGTTGGACCTGGTGCCCGAGCGCTTCGACTTGTCGGGGCTCAAGCAGCAGTGGAGCGGGGCCCGGCTGGGCCGCGAGCGCCACGTGCTGGTGGCGCGCAAGGACGGCCGCGCGGTGGCGGTGGGCATCATGGAGGCGGCGCACGCGGGGCTCAACCTGTTCCACGTGCTCAACGGGCTGCGCATCATCCCCCTGGTGGACGCGTCGCTGCCCGAGGCTCAGCAGGCGATGCTGGCGCTGCTGGCTGGCGCCGCGGAGTGGTACCGGGCGCGCGGCCTGGACGTGTTCATCCACTACGTGGAGGAGGAGCACCGGGACTACCTGGGCGAGGCCCGGCTCACGGACCTGGGCGAGGGACGCATCTGGATCCTCTCCGCCCAGCTGCTGCCGGACTTCATCGAGCACCTGTGCGAGGCGACGACGCCCCGGGGAGGCGATGCATGAGGCACCGCCCCCCGGGGGCTTTCCGGGGGGCGGGTGCTCAGGGGGAGTAGGACTCGGTGGAGGCGGAGTCGTGGTTGCTCACGCCTCCCACCGCGAGCACCGTGCCATCGCCCAGGAGCGTGGCGGTGTGGCCGTAGCGGTCCACGTTCATGGGGGCCGTGTCGCTCCAGGTGCCGCTGACGGGGTCGAACCGCTCCGCGGTGGTGAGAATGCCCGTGGAGGGATGGTAGCCACCCGCCACGAGCACCTCGCCGCCGGGCAGCAGCGTGGCCGTGTGCGCGCGGCGGGGCGTGCGCACGGGGCCCGTGGTCGTCCAGGTGTCCGTGGTGGAGTCATACAGCTCGGCGCTCGCGGCGGACGGGACGCCAGGGGCCAGGCCGCCCACCACGAGCACCCGGCCATCGGCCAGCGCGGTGGCGGTATGCACGCCGTGGCCCACCCGGGTGGCGCTCACGGGCGAGAAGCTCCCCGTGGCGGGGTCGAACACCTCGGCCGAGGCCAGGGAGTTGCCCGAGCCATCCACGCCGCCCACGACGAGCACCCGGCCGTCGGGCAGGAGCGTGGCCGTGTGCCGCGAGCGAGCGGTGCCCAGTGTGCCCGTGAGCGACCAGGTGTCGTGGGCGGGGTCGTACAGCTCGCTGGAGCCCAGCATCCCGCCACCGTCCTCGGAGGTGGCGCCGCCCACGACGAGCACCCGGCCATCGGGCAGGAGCGTGGCCGTGGGGTGGTAGCGCAACTTGTGGAGAAGTCCCGCCGCCCTCCACTCGCCGAGCGCCGGGACATACAGCTCGGCGTTGGCGCGGGTGGAGCCGCCCACGAGCAGCACCCGGCCATCGGCGAGCCGGGTCATGGCGTGGCCGCGATGCGGGACGAGGGTGCTCGCGGTGGCCGACCAGGTCGCGCCGAGGGGATCGTACACCTCCGCCGTGCGGTTGAAGCCGCCAGCCACCAGCACCCGGCCATCCGCCAGGAGGGCCGCGGCGTGCATCAGCCGGGGCAGGAGCAGGTCGCCGCGGCGCACCCACGTCCTGCTCGGAGAAGGGGCGCACCGCGGGCCCGCGTCCAAGGAGGCGGCGTTGTTGCCCTCGTCGCACTCCAGCTCGCGGCCCGCCCCCGGAGTGCCGTCGTCATCGGCCACGGCCCAGAGCCGGGCGCTCGGATCCGGGGCGGTGGTGAGCTTCAACGTGGCGCTCGCCTCGCCCGCCGGGGGCAGGGCCTGGGGCAGCGAGGCGACTCCCAGCAACTGGCCGCCCGAGGCGGGAGCTCCCTGGTAGAAGGCCACCTTCAACCCGGCCGAGGTCGCCGCGTCCCCCGTGTTGCGCACGCGGGCCTGGAGCGTCAGCGTCCAGGTCGTGGCGTCACACGTGGCGGTGAGGTCCGAAACCCTGACATCGGGCGCAGCGAAGGCGGACGTGCCGGGGCTGCCCTGGCTGTTGGAACGAAAGGAATTGAAGCCGCTCAACCAGGCGGTGGCGGGGTGGGTGGGGAGGGTGCCATCCTCGTTCACGTGGGTGATGGAGTAGGCGTGCTGGTTCCAGACGCGCCGGGTGTTCACCCACCCGTCCTTCCTGTCCCGGTACAGGCGCAGGCCCGCGAACGAGCCGAAGCCACAGGTGGTGTTCTGCGCCACGAGCAGCTCGGCGTTGTGGTCTCCATCCACGTCGGCGACGATGGGCTGCTCGTAGGCGGTGCAGGAGCTGTGGGGCACCTCGAAGCGCACCGCGCCGGTGGTGCCGTCGTAGATGCGCAGCCGCACCTCGTCCGCGTAGGCGATCTCCGAGCGCCCATCCCCCTCGAAGTCGAAGGTGGACGAGCCCGTGCGGTTGGAGCTGTGATCGCGCATGGTACTCGTCCACTTCACGCTGCCGTCCGCCTCGAAGACGGTGTAGCGGTCCGTGCCCGCGACGCCGATCTCCGGCTGGCCGTCTCCGTCGAAGTCCGCGATGTTGGGGGTGCCACCCACGCCGCCACCCGGAATGGGCATGGTCCACAAGGACTGGCAGAGATCATCCATCAACGTCACATAGCCGCTCCACACCACCACCACCTCGCCCTGGGGATCGGCGTCGAAGTTGGCCACCGCCGCGAGCCCATGGCCGATGTCGGTGTTCACGCACCGCGGCTGCCCGTCGTATTGGTAGATGGCCCGGCCGTTGATCACCTCGAGCTTGCCATCCTGATCGATGTCCACCGCGAAGGAGATCGGGCCGTTGGTGGTGCCTCCCGGGCCGTCGCTGCCCAACCACTTGAGCGCTCCCGTGTGGTCGAAGACGGCATGGCCGTTGATGATCTCCACCTGCCCGTCTCCCTCGAGGTCCGCCAGCGACGGGCCCCCCCAGTTGTTGCCCGGCCCCACGGTGCGGAACTTGAAGGTGCCGTCGTGCTCGAAGCACAAGAGGCCCCGGCTGTCCTGGGCCACGGTGCAGATCTCCACCCGCCCGTCCCCGTCGAGGTCACCCGCCGCGATGCTCGACGCGCCGCGCACCCGGTGCTCCTGCTTCGTCACCGCCCACAGCTCCACGCCCGTGGCGCCATCCACCGCGCGCAGGATGCCATCGCTGATGTAGTTCTCTCCCGCGTAGGAGTTGAAGACGACGTCCGGAACGCCATCCCCGTTGGTGTCCACCACCACGGGCGCCATCATCACGTTGGTGTGCGAGGGCATGACATCGCTGCCCGTCCAGGCCCACTCCAGCTCGGGCTCGAAGACAGGGGGCACGGGAGGCCTCACCTCACAGCTTCCCGTGAGGAGTCCGCTCCGGGCACCGGGTGCTTCCCCGCCACTCGAGGCCTTCTGCCCGCAGCCGGCCAACGCCAACACCATCAGGCTTCCGCGGATACACCCGCGGACGATCCTCTTCTTGTCCATGGCTCTCCCCCCATGCACGGCGCAGCCGGTCGCTCGTTCGCGGTCCACCTGCGCCGACTTCCGCCGACAACAATCAATACATAAAGATGTACAACCCGGATAAATTGGAAACTCATGGTGTGAGAAAAGACTCAACTCGGGCAGGGGTGCGGACGGGCCCTTCGTCCTGAACCCTTCACATGTGAGCCTTATCGGAGCGGGTTTTGTTGGACGGACGGCAGCGGGAGCAGCAGGGTATTGCCTTGGATTTTCGTGGAGAAGGGTGATGCCCTCGATGATCCTCGTGCTGTGTCTCGCGGCGGTACTGGGCGGTGCGCCGGGCGGAGGCGGCTCTCCTTCCGCCGACGAGCGTGTCCAGGAACTGTTCCAGACGATGCACGACGTGGAGGTCTCGATCGAGCCGCTGCCCCGGCCCGGGGAGCCGCCCGGGGACGCGGAGGACCGGTGCCCGGTGGGAGCGGACGTGAAGATCTCCCTGCGAGAGCCCTGGCGTCAGGGGGTGGCCTGCTGGCTGCCGGCGAGGGACGACGACACGCGGCGCACGCTCTGCGCGGCCGTGACGCGGGGCGCGCCTGGAAGCAGGATCGTGAGCAGGTGCCTGGGCCGCCGGACCCCCGTGTGCAGCCGGACGCCCCTGGACTGCTCACCCCGCCAGGTGAAGCGGATGCCTTCCGAGCTGGCGCCGCTGGCCGGGCTCCACGCGCGGCTGCCGCCCCACGCGCTGCCACCCGCCGAGGTGATGGCGTTGAAGGCCCTGGCCTTCCGGGCCTCGGGCAGGCTGGCCTGGCGCCGACCTCCCTCGGGTGCGCCCTCGGCCCTCATGCACGTGGGGCGGGACAGCCCCTTCGGCTTCCTGTTGAAGGACGGACGCCGCTATCGCTTCCAGGACGATCCCCGGTACGAGACCGCTCCCCTGTGGGTGCTCGACGTGACGTCGCTCGTGGGACGGCCCGCGCATGCCTTCCTCTCCTATACGAGGCAGGAGGAGCCGGAGGGGAGCCGGGGAGACGTCTGGCTGCGCATCCTGGAGTTCGACGAGGCGGCGGGCGCGCGTCAGCTCGCGGTGAAGAAGGTGGGGATGTGGTTTGGCGCCGGGAGGGAGCGGCGCCAGCGGATCCGCGGCTCTCCCTGCGCGTTCATGGGGTGCTCGCGCCGCCGGGGCCTCGCGGGCGAGGCGTGGCTCGTACCGGTGATGGCCTCGTCCGGCCAGCTCGAGCTGCGCCTGCCCCGGGGAATGTCCTGGCTCGGGGAGGGACGCGCGCGGACGGGCTGGCGGGGTGACGGGGGATTGAAGGAGCTGCGCGGCGAGGTGGGCGCGTGGTGCTGGACGGGCGAGGAGTTGAGCCGTTGCCCACGGTAGGATGAGCGGCCCGTGCCGAAGACGACTCCTCCCGCCGTGACGCTGCCCGCCGAGCAGGCGCGCGCGTTCCTCGTCAGCCACCTCGCCCTCGCCGCGCCCGTGCATCCCCCGGGCGCCGAGGGCGTGCGCGCGCTGCTGCGCCACTTGCGCCACATCCAGTTGGATCCCCTCGACGTCATCGGCACCAACGCGGACCTGGTGGCGCTCGCGCGGGTGGACGGCCTCGTACGGGGGGACGTGTACCGCCACCTCTACCCGGGCCATGCCTTCGAGCATTGGGCGAAGGAGCGCTGCCTGCTGCCCGCCGATGCCTTTCCCCACTACCGCGAGCGCTCCCTGGAGGCGCCGTGGTGGAGGCACGCCACGCGGCTCGAGCGGCTGCCCGCGACCGTGCTGGGCGCCGTGCTGGAGGAGCTGGAGGCCCATGGCCCGCTGACGGCCGCGGAGCTCACCGACCACGGCGCGGTGGATCCCCTCGACTGGAGTGGGTGGAAGGGCACGGCGAAGGCCACCACCATGGCGCTCGAGGTGCTGTGGACGCGCTGTGACATCGTCGTGTGCGGCCGGACTCCCGGGGGCAAGCGCTACGACGTGCCGCGCCGGGCCCTGCCGGAGGTGGCGCATGTCTCGCCGGGGTACACCACGGAGGAAGGCTTCATGCGCTGGGCCCTCGGCGAGCGCGTGGAGGCGGCGGGCCTGCTGTCGCGCGCGGCGGGGGCGCACTGGTCCATGCTGTCCCCGGTGAGAGGCTCGGCCCTGCCGGAGGCCCTGGTGCGCGAGGGCGTGCTGGAAGAGGTGGTGTTGCCTGACTCACCGCGGCGCTACCTGACTCCGGCGGGCTTCCGCTCCCGGCCGGTGACGGCGCCGGACGAGCGGATGCGGATAGTGGGCCCGTTGGATCCACTGCTGTGGGACCGGACGCTGGTGAAGCAGCTCTTCGGCTTCGAGTACGTCTGGGAGGTGTACAAACCCGGGGAGCAGAGGCGCTGGGGCTGGTACGTGTGCCCGCTGCTGCACCGTGGACAACTTGTGGGCAGGTTGGAGGCGCGCGTGAAGGAGGACGTGCTGTCTGTGGAGAAGTTGTGGAGGGAGAAGGGCGTGAAGCTGGACGACGCGGCGCTCGACGAGGCCCTGGCGCGACATGCGCGGGCGTGCGGCGCGCGGAAGGTGCGCCGGCCCCGGGCCCGGGTGGGGTGACGGTGGCAATGATTGACAGTCCCGGGTGTTAGACAATTCGAAGGGAGTGAGGTGTCGGGAAGAGTCCTTTGACTTTCCCCCGGGTAGCTCCCGCGTACCCCTTGGGTCCGCCCTGTTCGTCCACCGCTCGCGGCCTGAAGGGAGGGGGACCTCGTGTAAAGCCTTGCGCCGGCGTTAGGGTGTCCCCGCCTGACCCTGGGAGGTATGGACATGAAGATGACGTGGACGTGGCGATCGCTCGCCAACACGGCTCTGGTTGTGCTCGCGCTGGGATTGTTTCTTGGACAGGGGGATCCGGCGCTCGCGGCCGGATGGAATTGCCAGGGCAATCGGATCCCGGTGGCGCTCGCGCCAGACCTGCCCAGGAACCAGCAGGTGTTCGCGCGTCTGTGTTTGCCAGAGGGCCCATCCCCCGGCACGGTGCAACTGCTCGTGCACGGCGCCACGTATACTCATCTGTATTGGGATTTCCCGGACCCCACCGGTGGCACCCGACGCTACTCCTACGTGAACGCGGCGCTGGACGCGGGCTTCGCCACCCTGGCGATGGATCGCATTGGCAGCGGAGCGAGCTCCCGCCCTCCAGGCGAGCTCGTCACCATCGAGGCCAACGCCTACGTCGTCCACCAGGTGGTCCAGGCACTGCGCGCGGGCACGGTGTGGGGGCCCAAGGGCGCGCTGGGCTTCCAGAAGGTGGTGCTCGTCGGCCACTCCTATGGCTCTTTGACCTCCTGGTACGAGGTGACCGACTACCAGGATGTCGATGCCGTCATCCTCAGTGGCGCGAGCCATACCCCCGTGCCCTCTGGTGTGGAGAATTTCAAAAGGTCCCTGCATCCCGCCGAGGTAGATCCGATCCTTTCTGGCAGAGGCTATGCTTCGACGTACCTGACCACCATGCCCGGCACGCGCGAGGCCGTGTTCTATCTTCCGAGCCGGGCCGACCCCGCGGTGATTGCCCTCGACGAGCGGACCAAGAGCACGAGCACTCTCGCCGAGCTGTCCGCCGTGCCCGCCATCTTCGCGCGCCCGCTGGACATCCGCGTCCCGGTGCTGCTCGTCAATGGCACCGAGGACAGGATCTTCTGTGGTCCCACTCCCAGCGGCATCTGCTCGGATGCTCGGACATTGATCGCCGCCGAGACGCCCCGGCTCGGTCCCCGGGTGCCGTGTGTCGAGGCCCGGGTGTTGCCCGGAGAGGGTCATATGCTCAACCTCATTCCAGACGCGCCCCGGTGGTTCGCCGTGGCCCAGGAGTGGGCCACGCGGATCGTGGGAGCGGAGAAGGGTCCCGCGCCCGGCTGCGCGCCGTGAAATCCCTGCTCAATCGCTCTTCACGGGCGGCGCGGAGGTGAGGGCAACCGCGCGCCGCGTGTTCGATTCGATCTCGACCTGGCAGAGCGCCTGCTGTGCCTGGAGTTGGTAGACGAACGCGCGGCCCCGGCCGATGCTGATGCCAATCAGGGTGCCGAACAGGGCGCCCACGAGGGTGAGCACCGTGTTGCTCGGGGAGTTGTTCGATGCGACGCCCAGGGCCCCGGCGCCCATGATGAGCCCCATGATGCCGGAGGTGAAAACGATGCGCGAGGCCCGGCGGTAGAGCGCTTGGGCATGTTGGGCGATGATCTTCGGATCGTACTGCACGGCCATGCTGTCTCCTTTGAACAGTACGGCCGTCATAGGGAATTCATTTCGCTCCGGCCATGCCCCCAACGGAGTAGAGTCAAGGGCCTCGGATTGAACAACACCCTTTGAGGAGCCATGCACTCCAGTCCACGCGAATTGCAGCAGTTGCTCGCCGAAGCCAGGAACCTGGAGCTGGGCAGTCCCCAGCAATTAAAGCTGCTCGAAACCCTCCGGGCCCGTTGTCCAACATTCGTGCCCGCCCTCCTGCTGGCAAGTCGGGCCCAACTCTGGGGTCCGGACGACGCGGAGCGAGCGGATGCCGTCTTCGAGCAGGTCGAGCGGATGCTTCATGACGCCGTCGACGCCTCCGGCAGGTCCCCTGAATCCCTCATGGGACTGGCTCGGTTCATGAGCGTCGTGCGTGCTTCTCCCGAGGCCGCGGAAGCGCTCTACCGCGAAGCCTCCACGCGGGCGTTGGAAATATTGGAAGAATCCTGGTCGGGCCTCATCGAGGCACTCGGTGAGCAGGAAAAGACGGAGGAGGCCACGCTCATCTCCGAGCGTGCCCGCCAGGTACTTCCTGGCTCCAAACAGCTCACCGAGGCCCGCGCCTTCGCGAAGATTGACCCTCGGTCCGCCTGACATGAACGGACGTGTTGTGGCAGGGTTGTCGGCGCCATGACCCCCCATCTCCTGTTCCTGCCCGGTGCCAGTGGTGCCGCGTCCTTCTGGCATCCGCTCGGCGCGCTGCTGCCGACGAGCTGGCGTAAGACCTACCTGAACTGGCCAGGTCTCGGCCACGAGCCGCATGAGCCCGTCATCCAGAACCTCGATGATGCGCTCGCCCATGCCGCCAGCAAGCTGGAAAATCCGAGCGTGGTCGTGGCCCAATCCATGGGTGGCCTTGTCGCCGTGCGGCTGGCGCTCGCCCATCCAGAGCGGATCAGCCATCTGGTCCTGGTGGCCACCTCCGGCGGCGTCGATGTCACGAGCCTGGGTGGCAGTGATTGGCGGAGTGCCTACCGCGCGGAGTATCCCAGGGCGGCGGAGTGGATCCTGTCCGAGCGGACGGATCTCACCGCGCAACTCCACCGGATCTCCATCCCGACGTTGCTCCTCTGGGGCGATGCCGATCCGATCAGCCCCGTGGGGGTCGGTCGCCGTCTCGAGCAACTGCTGCCCAGGGCTCGGATGCGGGTGCTCGCTGGCGGAGACCACATGTTCGCCCGGGATCGCGCCGCCGA
Above is a window of Cystobacter fuscus DNA encoding:
- a CDS encoding kelch repeat-containing protein, with the protein product MDKKRIVRGCIRGSLMVLALAGCGQKASSGGEAPGARSGLLTGSCEVRPPVPPVFEPELEWAWTGSDVMPSHTNVMMAPVVVDTNGDGVPDVVFNSYAGENYISDGILRAVDGATGVELWAVTKQEHRVRGASSIAAGDLDGDGRVEICTVAQDSRGLLCFEHDGTFKFRTVGPGNNWGGPSLADLEGDGQVEIINGHAVFDHTGALKWLGSDGPGGTTNGPISFAVDIDQDGKLEVINGRAIYQYDGQPRCVNTDIGHGLAAVANFDADPQGEVVVVWSGYVTLMDDLCQSLWTMPIPGGGVGGTPNIADFDGDGQPEIGVAGTDRYTVFEADGSVKWTSTMRDHSSNRTGSSTFDFEGDGRSEIAYADEVRLRIYDGTTGAVRFEVPHSSCTAYEQPIVADVDGDHNAELLVAQNTTCGFGSFAGLRLYRDRKDGWVNTRRVWNQHAYSITHVNEDGTLPTHPATAWLSGFNSFRSNSQGSPGTSAFAAPDVRVSDLTATCDATTWTLTLQARVRNTGDAATSAGLKVAFYQGAPASGGQLLGVASLPQALPPAGEASATLKLTTAPDPSARLWAVADDDGTPGAGRELECDEGNNAASLDAGPRCAPSPSRTWVRRGDLLLPRLMHAAALLADGRVLVAGGFNRTAEVYDPLGATWSATASTLVPHRGHAMTRLADGRVLLVGGSTRANAELYVPALGEWRAAGLLHKLRYHPTATLLPDGRVLVVGGATSEDGGGMLGSSELYDPAHDTWSLTGTLGTARSRHTATLLPDGRVLVVGGVDGSGNSLASAEVFDPATGSFSPVSATRVGHGVHTATALADGRVLVVGGLAPGVPSAASAELYDSTTDTWTTTGPVRTPRRAHTATLLPGGEVLVAGGYHPSTGILTTAERFDPVSGTWSDTAPMNVDRYGHTATLLGDGTVLAVGGVSNHDSASTESYSP
- a CDS encoding winged helix-turn-helix domain-containing protein produces the protein MPKTTPPAVTLPAEQARAFLVSHLALAAPVHPPGAEGVRALLRHLRHIQLDPLDVIGTNADLVALARVDGLVRGDVYRHLYPGHAFEHWAKERCLLPADAFPHYRERSLEAPWWRHATRLERLPATVLGAVLEELEAHGPLTAAELTDHGAVDPLDWSGWKGTAKATTMALEVLWTRCDIVVCGRTPGGKRYDVPRRALPEVAHVSPGYTTEEGFMRWALGERVEAAGLLSRAAGAHWSMLSPVRGSALPEALVREGVLEEVVLPDSPRRYLTPAGFRSRPVTAPDERMRIVGPLDPLLWDRTLVKQLFGFEYVWEVYKPGEQRRWGWYVCPLLHRGQLVGRLEARVKEDVLSVEKLWREKGVKLDDAALDEALARHARACGARKVRRPRARVG
- a CDS encoding alpha/beta hydrolase is translated as MKMTWTWRSLANTALVVLALGLFLGQGDPALAAGWNCQGNRIPVALAPDLPRNQQVFARLCLPEGPSPGTVQLLVHGATYTHLYWDFPDPTGGTRRYSYVNAALDAGFATLAMDRIGSGASSRPPGELVTIEANAYVVHQVVQALRAGTVWGPKGALGFQKVVLVGHSYGSLTSWYEVTDYQDVDAVILSGASHTPVPSGVENFKRSLHPAEVDPILSGRGYASTYLTTMPGTREAVFYLPSRADPAVIALDERTKSTSTLAELSAVPAIFARPLDIRVPVLLVNGTEDRIFCGPTPSGICSDARTLIAAETPRLGPRVPCVEARVLPGEGHMLNLIPDAPRWFAVAQEWATRIVGAEKGPAPGCAP
- a CDS encoding alpha/beta fold hydrolase, giving the protein MTPHLLFLPGASGAASFWHPLGALLPTSWRKTYLNWPGLGHEPHEPVIQNLDDALAHAASKLENPSVVVAQSMGGLVAVRLALAHPERISHLVLVATSGGVDVTSLGGSDWRSAYRAEYPRAAEWILSERTDLTAQLHRISIPTLLLWGDADPISPVGVGRRLEQLLPRARMRVLAGGDHMFARDRAAEIVEWVTAHLHT